The proteins below come from a single Acidobacteriota bacterium genomic window:
- the ileS gene encoding isoleucine--tRNA ligase — MSEKTAMKATLNLPQTPFAMKASLAQKEPAMIRKWEEAGLYKKIVAAREGRPLFILHDGPPYANGHIHLGTALNKILKDFIVRSRSMEGFLAPYVPGWDCHGLPIEIHVDKQLGPKKKTMSVTDIRGECRAYALKFIDIQREEFKRLGVMGDWDNPYLTMDPSYEAGVLRALAAFFESGEVYLGKRPVHWCMSCRTALAEAEIEYRDKTSPSIYVKFPLSSDLTEKAPALAGKRVSVLIWTTTPWTLPGNLAIALHPEAEYAAVEIGEEVVLLARKLLPAVAAELGWGEPEILAVLTGRELENLETRHPFIDRTSRLVLAEYVTLEDGTGCVHTAPGHGHDDYLTGLAYGFDIYTPVDDDGRFIAEVPRYAGLSVFEANPLITADMARDGTLLREAAVTHSYPHCWRCKKPVIFRATEQWFISMENQGLRDRALEQIGRVRWIPSWGEERISGMVANRPDWCISRQRSWGVPIPAFRCRECGTPLVSADVVRRTADVFAAEGSNAWYTRNESDFLPPDTACGGCGGRDFARTFDILDVWFESGASHAILKDRPLHRWPADVYIEGHDQYRGWFNSSLFIGTGADGASPFKTCITHGFVLDEQGRAMSKSLGNVIEPNAIIQRSGAEILRLWAAMLNYREDARFGKETEQRLVDAYRKIRNTWRFLLGNLFDFDPDRDAVPGENLQFLDRWILQKAEDVKKKVLAAYRDFEFHIVFHTLFQFFTVDLSALYLDVVKDRSYCSAADDPIRRSAQTAMFRILRDSLILMAPILPFTADEAWEAVPASADKAPSVHLGEFPKEQRTWLSEEEGRDAGELFDIREIVLKEIEKAREAKDIGNSLEARAVLKVSGTRAGLLDRRAGLLREMFIVSDVAVEPGENGEFSVRIERAPGAKCERCWNYSPHVGLREAAPTLCPRCADAVGSCAP; from the coding sequence ATGTCCGAGAAGACCGCAATGAAGGCGACGCTCAACCTGCCGCAGACCCCCTTCGCCATGAAGGCTTCGCTGGCCCAGAAGGAACCTGCCATGATCCGCAAGTGGGAAGAGGCCGGTCTTTACAAGAAAATTGTCGCCGCCCGCGAGGGCCGTCCGCTTTTTATTCTCCACGACGGTCCGCCTTATGCCAACGGCCATATCCATTTGGGGACGGCCCTGAACAAGATCCTGAAAGATTTCATTGTCCGTTCGCGTTCCATGGAGGGGTTCCTGGCGCCCTATGTGCCCGGTTGGGATTGCCACGGGCTTCCCATAGAAATCCATGTCGACAAGCAGCTCGGTCCGAAGAAGAAAACCATGAGCGTCACGGACATCCGCGGCGAATGCCGCGCCTATGCCCTGAAGTTCATCGACATTCAGAGGGAGGAATTCAAGCGTCTGGGCGTCATGGGGGACTGGGACAATCCCTACCTGACCATGGATCCGTCCTATGAAGCCGGGGTCCTCAGGGCCTTGGCCGCCTTTTTTGAATCGGGTGAAGTCTACCTCGGGAAGCGCCCCGTCCACTGGTGCATGAGTTGCCGCACGGCCTTGGCCGAAGCCGAGATCGAATACCGCGACAAAACGTCGCCGTCGATCTATGTCAAGTTTCCTCTGTCCTCCGACTTGACGGAAAAGGCGCCTGCTCTGGCGGGAAAGCGGGTCTCGGTTCTCATCTGGACGACGACGCCCTGGACGCTGCCGGGCAACCTGGCCATCGCGCTCCATCCCGAAGCGGAATATGCGGCCGTCGAAATCGGTGAGGAAGTCGTCCTCCTGGCCCGGAAACTTCTTCCGGCGGTTGCCGCCGAACTGGGCTGGGGCGAGCCCGAGATCCTGGCGGTGTTGACCGGCCGCGAACTGGAAAATCTGGAAACCCGCCACCCCTTCATCGACCGCACCTCCCGCCTGGTTCTGGCCGAATACGTCACCCTCGAGGATGGAACGGGATGTGTGCACACGGCGCCCGGACATGGTCATGACGACTATCTGACGGGTCTGGCTTACGGATTCGATATCTACACCCCCGTCGACGATGACGGCCGTTTTATCGCCGAAGTTCCCCGATATGCAGGTCTGAGCGTCTTCGAGGCCAATCCTTTGATCACGGCGGATATGGCTCGGGACGGAACCCTTCTGAGGGAAGCTGCCGTCACCCACAGTTATCCCCACTGCTGGCGCTGCAAAAAGCCGGTCATTTTCCGGGCCACGGAACAATGGTTTATTTCCATGGAAAATCAGGGGTTGAGAGACCGCGCTCTGGAACAGATCGGCCGCGTCCGCTGGATTCCTTCCTGGGGGGAAGAGCGCATTTCCGGCATGGTCGCCAACCGTCCCGACTGGTGCATTTCCCGCCAGAGATCCTGGGGCGTTCCGATTCCGGCCTTCCGTTGCCGGGAGTGCGGCACTCCGCTCGTCAGCGCCGATGTCGTCCGCCGGACGGCGGATGTTTTTGCGGCTGAAGGTTCGAACGCCTGGTACACCCGGAACGAAAGCGATTTTCTGCCTCCGGACACGGCCTGCGGCGGATGCGGCGGCCGGGATTTTGCCAGGACCTTCGATATTCTCGACGTCTGGTTCGAATCGGGAGCCAGCCACGCCATCCTTAAGGACCGGCCCCTTCACCGCTGGCCGGCCGATGTCTATATCGAGGGTCATGACCAATATCGCGGCTGGTTCAACAGTTCACTGTTCATCGGCACGGGCGCCGACGGCGCGTCCCCCTTCAAAACCTGCATCACCCACGGGTTCGTTCTCGACGAACAGGGCCGGGCGATGTCCAAATCCCTCGGCAATGTCATCGAGCCGAACGCCATTATCCAGAGAAGCGGGGCGGAGATCCTGAGGCTTTGGGCGGCCATGCTGAATTACCGGGAAGACGCGCGTTTCGGAAAAGAAACGGAGCAGCGGCTTGTCGACGCCTATCGCAAGATTCGCAATACCTGGCGGTTTCTTCTCGGCAACCTGTTCGATTTCGATCCGGACCGCGATGCCGTTCCGGGCGAAAACCTTCAGTTTCTCGACCGCTGGATTCTCCAGAAAGCGGAAGACGTGAAAAAAAAGGTCCTGGCGGCTTACCGGGACTTCGAATTCCATATCGTTTTCCATACCCTTTTCCAGTTCTTCACCGTCGATTTGAGCGCCCTCTATCTCGATGTCGTCAAAGACAGATCTTATTGTTCGGCCGCCGACGACCCCATCCGGCGCTCGGCTCAAACGGCCATGTTCCGGATCCTCAGGGACAGCTTGATTCTCATGGCTCCCATCCTGCCCTTTACGGCCGATGAAGCCTGGGAGGCCGTCCCCGCGTCCGCGGACAAGGCGCCGTCCGTTCATCTCGGCGAGTTTCCGAAAGAACAGCGAACCTGGCTGTCCGAAGAGGAGGGCCGGGATGCCGGCGAACTGTTCGATATCCGTGAGATCGTCCTCAAGGAAATCGAAAAGGCCCGCGAGGCCAAAGACATCGGAAATTCGCTCGAGGCCCGGGCGGTTCTCAAGGTTTCCGGCACCCGGGCCGGGCTGCTCGACAGGCGGGCCGGCCTGCTGAGGGAGATGTTCATCGTTTCGGATGTCGCCGTCGAACCTGGGGAGAACGGGGAATTTTCCGTTCGCATCGAGCGTGCCCCCGGGGCAAAATGTGAACGGTGCTGGAATTACTCCCCGCATGTCGGCCTGCGGGAAGCCGCCCCGACCCTGTGCCCCCGCTGTGCGGATGCCGTCGGAAGTTGTGCCCCATGA